In a single window of the Actinomycetota bacterium genome:
- a CDS encoding putative glycolipid-binding domain-containing protein, with translation MPPPDEPAIGYPPVPVDGYAVSWESWESWEPWESSERSSSERCTLRWENEGWTVEGVVTGVDVHYVVRLSARWRVQQVLLFRDLPDPDLWLATDGGGRWGEVGGAHRVELDGCVDVEIGCTPFTYSLPIRRLPLAVGESARTEVVTVDVETLAVRREQRTYTRNATHRFTIQGTGGWATAVEVDEYGLVIDEPNRFRRVQASP, from the coding sequence ATGCCCCCGCCCGACGAGCCCGCCATCGGCTACCCGCCGGTTCCCGTCGACGGATACGCGGTGTCCTGGGAGTCGTGGGAGTCGTGGGAGCCGTGGGAGTCGTCGGAGCGCTCGAGCAGCGAGCGGTGCACGCTGCGCTGGGAGAACGAGGGCTGGACGGTCGAAGGCGTCGTCACCGGCGTCGACGTGCACTACGTGGTGCGGCTGTCGGCGAGGTGGCGCGTGCAGCAGGTGCTGCTGTTCCGTGACCTGCCCGATCCGGACCTGTGGCTCGCCACCGACGGCGGGGGTCGATGGGGCGAGGTCGGCGGCGCCCACCGGGTGGAGCTCGACGGATGCGTCGACGTCGAGATCGGGTGCACCCCGTTCACGTACTCGCTCCCGATCAGGCGCCTACCGCTGGCCGTCGGCGAGAGCGCCCGCACCGAGGTGGTCACCGTCGACGTCGAGACCCTTGCCGTGCGGCGCGAGCAGCGCACCTACACCCGCAACGCGACCCATCGGTTCACGATCCAGGGCACGGGTGGCTGGGCGACGGCGGTGGAGGTGGACGAGTACGGCCTCGTGATCGACGAGCCCAACCGCTTCCGCCGGGTACAAGCCAGCCCCTAA